In Alicyclobacillus macrosporangiidus CPP55, a single window of DNA contains:
- the uvrC gene encoding excinuclease ABC subunit UvrC, translating to MDERIRAKLALLPAKPGVYLMKDERGQVLYVGKAKVLKNRVRSYFTGSHDRKTQALVSRIRDFEYIVTDTVVEALLLECNLIKQHTPPYNIMLRDDKAYPYIKLTNELHPRLEIVRRVQNDKAKYFGPYPNATSAAETKRLLERLYPLRKCRTLKKKVCLYYHIGQCLAPCEFHVPKETYEQITKEITQFLNGGHRAVQEQLREQMQREAEALRFERAKELRDLIQHIDRVMEQQKVTVADQVDRDVFGFAAERGLLCVQVFYVRAGKLIERSVAIMPHYGEPLDDFMSYVEQFYFAQHDVPKEILLPQGAASDALAGWLHARCLHPQRGPKRQLVDLACENARLALEERLRLMERDQEKTLGAVAELGDILAIPVPHRIEAFDNSNLQGADAVAAMVVFVDGRPAKAEYRKYKIRTVQGPDDYASMREVIRRRYTRVLKEKLPLPDLIVIDGGKGQLAAALDVLENELDLDIPVCGLAKDDRHRTSQLFFRDDPEPVAIDRHSQAFYLLERIQDEVHRYAVTFHRQVRKRTGLASVLDEIPGVGPQRRKKLLAHFGSLQAIREAPLDAFRQVGIGEKLAEKIQQHLAAKG from the coding sequence ATGGATGAGCGAATCCGGGCCAAGCTGGCGCTTTTGCCCGCGAAGCCGGGCGTGTATCTCATGAAGGACGAACGGGGCCAGGTGCTGTACGTGGGTAAGGCCAAGGTGCTGAAGAACCGGGTGCGCTCCTATTTCACCGGATCGCACGACCGCAAGACCCAGGCACTCGTATCCCGAATCCGGGATTTTGAATACATCGTGACCGACACCGTGGTGGAGGCGCTGTTGCTCGAGTGCAACCTGATCAAGCAGCACACGCCGCCGTACAACATCATGCTGCGGGACGACAAGGCATATCCGTACATCAAGTTGACCAACGAGCTGCATCCGCGCCTGGAGATCGTGCGCCGGGTGCAGAACGACAAGGCCAAGTATTTCGGCCCCTACCCGAACGCCACGTCTGCCGCGGAGACCAAACGCCTGTTGGAACGGTTGTACCCGCTGCGCAAATGCCGGACGCTGAAAAAGAAGGTATGCCTCTATTACCACATCGGGCAGTGCCTGGCTCCATGCGAGTTCCACGTCCCGAAGGAGACGTACGAACAGATCACCAAGGAGATCACCCAGTTCCTCAACGGTGGCCACCGAGCCGTGCAGGAGCAGTTGAGGGAGCAGATGCAGCGGGAAGCCGAGGCCCTGCGATTTGAGAGAGCCAAGGAGCTGCGCGATCTCATCCAGCACATCGACCGGGTCATGGAGCAACAGAAGGTGACCGTGGCGGACCAAGTCGACCGGGACGTGTTCGGCTTCGCGGCCGAGCGGGGCTTGTTGTGTGTCCAGGTGTTCTACGTCCGCGCCGGCAAGCTGATTGAGCGCTCTGTCGCAATCATGCCGCATTACGGTGAACCCCTCGACGACTTCATGTCGTACGTGGAACAGTTTTACTTCGCGCAGCACGACGTCCCCAAGGAGATCCTGTTGCCGCAGGGGGCGGCGAGCGACGCCTTGGCGGGTTGGCTCCACGCCCGCTGCCTGCATCCCCAGCGCGGCCCGAAGCGCCAGTTGGTCGATCTCGCCTGTGAAAACGCCCGCCTGGCCTTGGAAGAGCGCCTCCGGCTTATGGAGCGCGACCAGGAAAAGACGCTCGGGGCGGTCGCCGAGTTGGGGGACATCCTGGCCATTCCGGTTCCGCACCGGATCGAGGCGTTCGACAACTCCAACCTGCAGGGGGCGGACGCCGTGGCTGCGATGGTGGTGTTCGTCGATGGGCGGCCGGCGAAGGCGGAATACAGGAAGTACAAGATCCGCACAGTGCAGGGGCCGGACGACTACGCTTCGATGCGGGAAGTCATCCGGCGCCGGTATACTCGGGTCTTGAAGGAGAAGCTGCCCCTGCCGGATCTCATCGTGATCGACGGCGGAAAAGGCCAGTTGGCGGCAGCGCTGGACGTCCTGGAGAACGAATTGGATCTTGACATCCCGGTGTGCGGTCTGGCGAAAGACGACCGCCACAGGACAAGTCAGCTGTTCTTCCGGGACGATCCGGAGCCGGTGGCCATCGACCGGCATTCGCAGGCGTTTTACCTGCTGGAGCGGATCCAGGACGAGGTGCATCGGTATGCCGTCACCTTCCACCGCCAAGTTCGGAAGCGGACCGGTCTGGCGTCGGTACTCGACGAGATCCCGGGCGTTGGACCGCAGCGGCGCAAGAAACTGTTGGCACATTTCGGATCCCTTCAGGCGATTCGGGAGGCGCCGCTGGATGCGTTTCGCCAGGTGGGCATCGGAGAGAAATTGGCGGAAAAGATTCAGCAGCACCTGGCGGCGAAGGGTTGA
- a CDS encoding succinate dehydrogenase cytochrome b558 subunit: MAQAQSHSEFVLRRLHTLAGVVPVGLFLLEHLFTNAMATTGAASFNSAVDTIQHIPFLHFIEFFFIFLPLTYHGVYGLYVAFTSGYNAGQYSWGRNVLFVLQRVTGVITFVFIIYHLWTTRFSGRAPTFDMVHQLMSNPAYLWFMVIGVVAATFHFANGLWSFCIHWGITVGQRAQRVTAYVTMVIFVVLAAVGIEAIFAFTRAA, encoded by the coding sequence GTGGCACAAGCGCAATCTCACTCGGAGTTCGTACTGCGCCGTCTGCACACGCTGGCCGGGGTGGTCCCAGTCGGGCTGTTCCTGCTGGAACACCTGTTCACCAATGCCATGGCCACCACCGGTGCGGCGTCATTCAACAGCGCGGTCGATACCATTCAACACATCCCGTTCCTGCACTTCATCGAGTTCTTCTTCATTTTCCTGCCGTTGACGTATCACGGCGTGTACGGCCTGTACGTTGCGTTCACGTCTGGTTACAACGCCGGGCAGTACTCGTGGGGCCGGAATGTGTTGTTCGTGCTGCAGCGGGTGACGGGTGTGATCACGTTTGTGTTCATCATCTACCACCTGTGGACCACGCGCTTCTCCGGGCGGGCGCCCACATTTGACATGGTACATCAACTGATGTCCAATCCGGCCTATCTGTGGTTCATGGTGATCGGCGTGGTCGCGGCGACGTTCCACTTCGCCAACGGCCTGTGGTCGTTCTGCATCCACTGGGGCATCACCGTGGGCCAGCGCGCGCAGCGCGTCACGGCGTACGTGACGATGGTCATCTTCGTCGTGCTGGCGGCTGTCGGCATCGAAGCCATTTTCGCCTTCACCCGCGCAGCCTGA
- the sdhA gene encoding succinate dehydrogenase flavoprotein subunit — MTTIKIAEAGIPVDLFSLVPVKRSHSVCAQGGINGAVNTKGEGDSPWIHFDDTIYGGDFLANQRPVLGMCEAAPGIIHLFDRMGVMFNRTPEGLLDFRRFGGTKHHRTAFAGASTGQQLLYALDEQVRRHEVAGLVQKYEGWDFLSLVLDDEGVCRGIVAQDLRSMEIHTFRADAVVACTGGIGLIFGKSTNSMINTGSAASIMYQQGVIYANPEMIQVHPTAIPGDDKLRLMSESARGEGGRVWTYKDGKPWYFLEEWYPEYGNLVPRDVATRAIFKVCVDMGLGIDGQNQVYLDVSHIPADVLNVKLGNILEIYEKFVGDDPRKVPMRIFPAMHYSMGGLWVDYDQMTNIPGLFAAGEADYQYHGANRLGANSLLSCIYGGMIAGPAAVRYIKGLKRSCDSLPETLYQQYRRREEEKFEAILKMDGPENPYQLHRELGQLMTDNVTVVRYNDRLKKTDEKLQELKERWKRIGVVDKSRWENQMAQFTRHLGNMIEMARAITIGALMRNESRGAHYKPEFPERDDENFLKTTIAKWTPDGPSISYEDVDVSLIPPRKRNYAVAKEA, encoded by the coding sequence ATGACCACCATCAAGATCGCCGAGGCAGGCATTCCGGTCGACCTGTTTTCTTTGGTGCCCGTGAAGCGGTCGCACTCCGTGTGCGCCCAGGGCGGTATCAACGGTGCGGTCAATACCAAGGGTGAAGGGGACTCGCCCTGGATCCATTTCGACGACACCATCTACGGCGGCGACTTTCTCGCCAACCAGCGGCCGGTGCTCGGCATGTGCGAGGCGGCGCCGGGCATCATCCACCTGTTTGACCGCATGGGGGTCATGTTCAACCGTACGCCCGAGGGATTGCTCGACTTCCGGCGGTTTGGCGGCACCAAGCACCACCGCACGGCCTTCGCTGGCGCGTCGACCGGGCAGCAGCTCCTGTACGCGCTGGACGAGCAGGTGCGCCGGCATGAGGTGGCCGGCTTGGTCCAGAAGTACGAGGGGTGGGATTTCTTGAGTCTGGTCCTGGACGACGAGGGCGTCTGCCGCGGCATCGTCGCGCAGGACCTGCGGTCCATGGAGATCCACACCTTCCGGGCTGACGCGGTGGTGGCTTGCACCGGCGGGATCGGCCTCATCTTCGGCAAGAGCACGAACTCGATGATCAACACCGGATCGGCGGCCTCCATCATGTACCAGCAGGGGGTCATCTACGCGAACCCGGAGATGATCCAGGTCCATCCGACAGCCATCCCGGGCGACGACAAGTTGCGCCTGATGTCCGAGTCGGCCCGCGGCGAGGGCGGCCGCGTCTGGACGTACAAAGACGGAAAGCCTTGGTACTTCCTGGAAGAGTGGTATCCGGAGTACGGGAACCTGGTGCCGCGTGACGTGGCCACCCGCGCCATCTTTAAGGTGTGCGTCGACATGGGGCTCGGCATCGACGGGCAAAACCAGGTGTATTTGGACGTGTCACACATCCCGGCCGACGTGTTGAACGTCAAGCTGGGGAACATCCTGGAGATCTACGAAAAGTTCGTCGGCGACGACCCGCGCAAGGTGCCGATGCGCATCTTCCCGGCGATGCACTACAGCATGGGCGGGCTGTGGGTCGACTACGACCAGATGACGAACATTCCCGGATTGTTCGCGGCGGGCGAAGCGGACTACCAGTACCACGGCGCCAACCGCCTCGGCGCGAATTCGCTGTTGTCCTGCATCTACGGCGGGATGATTGCGGGACCGGCCGCGGTGCGCTACATCAAAGGCCTCAAGCGGTCGTGCGACAGCCTGCCGGAGACGTTGTACCAGCAGTACCGGCGTCGTGAGGAGGAGAAGTTCGAAGCCATTCTCAAAATGGACGGGCCGGAGAACCCGTACCAGCTGCATCGTGAGCTCGGCCAGTTGATGACCGACAACGTCACGGTGGTCCGGTACAACGATCGCTTGAAGAAGACGGACGAAAAGCTCCAGGAACTGAAGGAGCGGTGGAAGCGGATCGGCGTGGTCGACAAATCGCGCTGGGAGAATCAGATGGCCCAATTTACGCGCCATCTGGGGAACATGATCGAGATGGCCCGTGCCATCACCATCGGGGCGCTCATGCGCAACGAGAGCCGTGGCGCGCACTACAAACCGGAGTTCCCGGAGCGCGACGACGAGAACTTCCTGAAGACGACCATTGCCAAGTGGACGCCGGACGGTCCGAGCATTTCGTACGAGGATGTGGACGTGTCGCTGATCCCGCCGCGGAAGCGCAATTACGCAGTGGCGAAGGAGGCCTGA
- the sdhB gene encoding succinate dehydrogenase iron-sulfur subunit, with amino-acid sequence MTEATATRTDAQATAPAKQKKKVHLIIERQDNPNSQPYTEEFLVDYVPGMNVIACLMAIQRNPVNKDGKPVAPVAWEMNCLEEVCGACMMVINGKPRQACSAIVDKLEQPIRLKPARTFPVVRDLVVDRSRMFEALKKIKAWIPIDGTYDLGPGPRMPERDRQWAYELSRCFTCGACVEACPNVNERSSYIGPFAISQARLFNAHPTGAMHREERLEALMGEGGIHECGNSQNCVQVCPKGIPLTTSIAAMNRQVTYYALGAWLKK; translated from the coding sequence ATGACCGAAGCGACGGCAACCCGGACCGACGCTCAGGCGACGGCCCCAGCGAAGCAGAAGAAAAAGGTACATCTGATCATCGAGCGGCAGGACAATCCGAACTCTCAACCGTACACGGAGGAGTTTTTGGTCGACTATGTGCCGGGCATGAACGTCATCGCCTGCCTGATGGCGATTCAGCGCAACCCGGTCAACAAGGACGGCAAGCCCGTTGCGCCGGTGGCGTGGGAGATGAATTGCCTCGAAGAGGTGTGCGGCGCGTGCATGATGGTGATCAACGGCAAGCCCCGGCAGGCGTGTTCCGCCATCGTCGACAAGCTGGAGCAGCCGATCCGCCTGAAGCCGGCCCGCACCTTCCCGGTGGTGCGGGACCTGGTGGTGGACCGGAGCCGGATGTTCGAGGCTCTGAAGAAGATCAAGGCGTGGATCCCGATCGACGGCACGTACGACCTGGGACCCGGCCCGCGCATGCCAGAGCGGGATCGCCAGTGGGCGTACGAGTTGTCCCGCTGCTTCACGTGCGGCGCGTGCGTAGAGGCGTGCCCGAACGTCAACGAGCGCAGCTCTTACATCGGCCCCTTCGCCATCTCGCAGGCGCGCCTGTTCAACGCGCATCCGACTGGGGCCATGCATCGCGAGGAGCGGTTGGAGGCGTTGATGGGTGAGGGCGGCATTCACGAGTGCGGCAACTCCCAAAACTGCGTGCAGGTCTGCCCGAAAGGCATTCCGCTGACGACGTCCATCGCGGCGATGAACCGTCAGGTGACCTACTACGCCTTGGGAGCATGGTTGAAGAAGTAA
- a CDS encoding MFS transporter has translation MAQVQGAQNEIRQTQVRRAAIASTIGTAIEWYDYFLYGTAAALVFPKLFFPNSDPFIGQLQSFATMFLGFVARPVGAAIFGHYGDRLGRKATLIITLLLMGLSSAAMGILPTYAAIGVWAPVILIILRILQGIGVGGEWGGSVLLSMEWGHHQRRGLMGSWPQLGVPLGLLFSSLFTSIFIAISGSGFNTWGWRIPFLLSLVMVLIGLFIRLRVMETPHFQEVVQRQKVVKVPVIEAIKSHPKEIVLSALVRMAEQAPFYLFITFILSYGSTYMHYNKGFLTNATTVAAVLSLFTVPFAGYLSDRIGRRKMYAIGAVLVLLYAYPYFWLVNTGVAALAFIAIVISLIPHDFLYGPQAALIAENFPSHLRYSGASLGYQLASVIAGGPAPLIATWLMHKYGSSSAISAYIIFNAVVTLIALAFLKGRSEDEIVREYRSAESHVQA, from the coding sequence ATGGCGCAAGTTCAAGGGGCGCAGAACGAGATTCGCCAGACGCAGGTCCGGCGGGCGGCCATCGCCAGCACCATCGGCACGGCCATCGAATGGTATGATTATTTCTTGTACGGTACTGCGGCGGCCTTGGTATTTCCGAAGTTATTTTTCCCGAACTCTGATCCCTTTATCGGCCAGCTGCAATCGTTTGCGACCATGTTTCTGGGCTTTGTCGCCCGTCCCGTCGGGGCGGCGATCTTCGGGCACTACGGTGACCGGTTGGGCCGCAAAGCAACGCTCATTATCACGCTGCTGTTGATGGGCTTGAGCAGCGCGGCGATGGGCATCCTACCCACCTACGCGGCGATCGGCGTGTGGGCACCGGTCATCCTCATCATCCTGCGCATCCTGCAGGGCATCGGCGTCGGCGGTGAATGGGGCGGCTCGGTTCTGCTGTCGATGGAATGGGGCCATCACCAGCGGCGCGGCCTGATGGGCAGCTGGCCGCAGCTGGGGGTTCCTCTGGGACTGCTGTTCTCATCGCTGTTCACGAGCATCTTTATCGCCATCAGCGGAAGCGGATTCAACACCTGGGGTTGGCGGATCCCCTTCCTGCTCAGCCTGGTGATGGTCCTCATCGGTCTGTTCATCCGGCTGCGCGTGATGGAGACGCCGCACTTCCAAGAAGTGGTGCAACGCCAGAAGGTTGTCAAGGTACCGGTCATCGAGGCCATCAAGTCGCATCCGAAGGAGATCGTTCTCTCCGCGCTGGTGCGCATGGCGGAACAGGCGCCGTTCTACCTGTTCATTACCTTTATTCTGAGTTACGGCAGTACGTACATGCACTACAACAAAGGGTTCCTGACCAACGCCACCACGGTGGCCGCGGTGCTGTCGCTGTTCACGGTGCCGTTCGCGGGGTATCTGTCCGACCGCATTGGGCGGCGCAAGATGTACGCCATCGGGGCGGTGTTGGTGCTGCTGTACGCGTATCCGTATTTCTGGCTGGTCAACACGGGGGTCGCCGCGCTGGCGTTCATCGCCATCGTGATCTCGCTGATCCCGCACGACTTCCTGTACGGTCCGCAGGCCGCACTGATTGCGGAGAACTTCCCGTCCCATCTGCGGTACAGTGGCGCATCGCTTGGTTATCAGTTGGCCAGCGTGATCGCAGGCGGTCCGGCGCCGCTGATCGCCACCTGGTTGATGCACAAATATGGAAGTTCGTCAGCCATCAGCGCGTACATTATCTTTAACGCGGTCGTGACGCTGATCGCGCTCGCGTTCCTGAAAGGGCGCAGTGAAGACGAGATCGTGCGCGAGTACAGGAGCGCCGAGAGTCACGTGCAAGCCTGA
- a CDS encoding helix-turn-helix domain-containing protein, giving the protein MSSGSELRGKSLLTNREREVFELLVQDKTTKEIAAQLFVSEKTVRNHISNVMKKLNVKGRSQAVVELVRLGELNI; this is encoded by the coding sequence ATGTCTTCCGGGAGCGAGTTGCGAGGCAAGTCTCTGCTCACCAACCGTGAGCGGGAAGTGTTTGAATTGCTTGTTCAAGACAAGACCACGAAGGAGATCGCCGCCCAGCTGTTCGTCAGCGAGAAGACGGTTCGGAACCACATTTCGAATGTAATGAAGAAACTGAACGTGAAAGGGCGGTCCCAAGCCGTGGTGGAACTGGTCCGGCTCGGTGAATTGAACATCTGA
- a CDS encoding MarR family winged helix-turn-helix transcriptional regulator yields MDPVFAHQVAEIEHHLRQIAGVVRRRGRMLLDQHQITPPQFDALLILDRNGDLTIGDLSSRLYLAYSTTTDLVDRLERSGFVARERDQADRRVVRVRLLQKGADIIERVLDARRAYLAGVLESLSHSERSEILRALDLLNDKISGD; encoded by the coding sequence GTGGATCCCGTGTTCGCCCATCAGGTCGCGGAGATCGAACATCACCTGCGGCAGATCGCGGGGGTCGTTCGGCGACGTGGCCGCATGTTGCTCGATCAACACCAGATCACACCCCCGCAGTTTGACGCGCTGTTGATTCTGGATCGGAACGGAGATCTCACCATCGGGGATCTGAGCAGCCGACTCTACCTGGCCTACAGCACCACGACGGATCTGGTGGATAGACTGGAGCGCTCTGGGTTTGTGGCTCGGGAGCGGGATCAAGCGGACCGGCGCGTGGTGCGGGTACGGTTGTTGCAAAAAGGGGCGGACATCATCGAACGCGTGCTTGACGCACGGCGGGCGTACCTCGCAGGGGTCCTGGAGTCGCTGAGCCACTCCGAGCGGTCGGAAATCCTGAGAGCGTTGGATCTGTTGAACGACAAGATTTCGGGAGACTGA
- the rdgB gene encoding RdgB/HAM1 family non-canonical purine NTP pyrophosphatase has translation MLDVIYIATRNPHKVEEFRQLLAPVAQDVRPLPEEAGACPENGVSFEANAVEKAVFYARYCPGWVLADDSGICVDALGGAPGVMSARYAGVHGDSAANNQKLLSALAEVPAAERTAEFVCAIAVWNHRLGRGWVVRGTVRGQVATALSGSGGFGYDPLFYVPELGKTLAELTAEEKNRWSHRARAVDALIAAWKGEVP, from the coding sequence ATGCTCGATGTGATCTATATCGCGACGCGTAATCCGCACAAGGTCGAGGAGTTTCGCCAGCTGTTGGCACCGGTGGCCCAAGACGTTCGCCCCCTTCCCGAGGAGGCAGGGGCGTGCCCGGAAAACGGGGTCTCGTTTGAAGCGAACGCCGTGGAGAAGGCGGTATTCTACGCTCGGTATTGTCCGGGCTGGGTATTGGCAGACGACTCAGGCATCTGCGTCGACGCGCTGGGCGGGGCCCCGGGGGTGATGTCCGCTCGGTACGCGGGCGTTCACGGGGACAGCGCGGCCAACAACCAGAAGCTGTTGTCCGCCTTGGCCGAGGTTCCGGCTGCAGAGCGAACGGCGGAATTCGTCTGCGCGATCGCGGTCTGGAACCACCGTCTCGGGCGCGGTTGGGTGGTCCGTGGGACCGTCCGCGGTCAGGTAGCGACTGCGCTCTCGGGCTCCGGTGGATTCGGATACGATCCGCTCTTTTACGTTCCCGAGTTAGGCAAGACGTTGGCTGAACTGACGGCCGAGGAGAAGAACCGCTGGTCTCACCGGGCGCGCGCGGTGGATGCGTTGATCGCGGCGTGGAAGGGGGAAGTCCCGTGA
- a CDS encoding metallophosphoesterase family protein — protein sequence MRLCVVSDTHRHRHELLTAVKSAQPLDAILHAGDETSDVEWLAERVDWPIYAVSGNWDRPTPTYPLERVITDFGPPVYLTHGHHLRVKEGLGGLVARAQACGAQVAVFGHTHIALAAMHSGCLLLNPGSLSTPRGRRERTFALLELEPSTGRQGYDLRVSHWTAAGDMTNATLRVHLPASSASS from the coding sequence GTGAGGCTGTGCGTGGTCAGCGATACGCATCGCCACCGGCACGAGCTGTTGACCGCGGTCAAGAGCGCGCAGCCTTTGGACGCCATCCTGCACGCCGGCGATGAGACGTCCGACGTGGAGTGGCTGGCGGAACGCGTGGATTGGCCGATCTACGCGGTGTCGGGCAATTGGGACCGCCCCACCCCGACGTATCCTTTGGAGCGCGTCATCACCGATTTTGGGCCGCCGGTGTATCTGACCCACGGCCACCATCTGCGTGTCAAGGAGGGCCTGGGCGGCCTGGTCGCGCGGGCCCAAGCGTGCGGTGCCCAGGTCGCCGTGTTCGGACACACGCACATCGCGCTGGCAGCCATGCACTCCGGGTGTCTGCTCCTCAATCCGGGCAGCCTGTCCACTCCGCGGGGCCGGCGAGAGCGCACATTTGCTTTGCTGGAGCTGGAGCCGTCGACGGGCCGACAGGGATACGACCTGCGGGTGTCACACTGGACGGCGGCCGGAGATATGACCAACGCGACCCTGCGTGTGCACCTGCCTGCCTCCTCCGCCTCGTCTTGA
- a CDS encoding putative thiazole-containing bacteriocin maturation protein: MKLHPSMRLKVKGDTFFVPDESGGVYFRNNEGSFRMEGRSIVEWINHLMPVFDGTHTLGELTEGLNDAHRNRVYEIAQVLYENGFLRDVASDPPHSLRDELITNYASQIEFLDHLFGAGAYRFELYRKARVLAVGAGPFLASLVSALLESGLPGIHVLVTEEVPTHRDRIAELVRHAQRSDPDVDFQEVGMPGTGQDVLRAIVRPFDAVLYVSQTGRLEDLQTFEAACRDEGKRFLPAICAGQAGLVGPFTCPGRPDSWASAWRRMHQAAMAKDEKVHAFSSTAGAMMANVLVLEWFKWVAGERAAEEEPRFFLLNFETLEGHWHSFWPHPLVVGTTPPVPVADLERKLGAADEPSDSQGLLPFFARLTSPITGIFHIWEEGDLVQLPLAQCRVQVADPLSPGPARLLPEIVCAGLTHEEARREAGLVGVETYVSRLIGDPGVSLSPRRPGEHPDGGPPLYTGIGAGETLAEGVSRALVRCLEEALRHREHDAPPSVSQIVLTEVADIHCRCYLEALAVLGGEPEFGLGVPVLGCPVVWVRSGKRWFAGVGLNVTLALRAALTHALLSLQHLVTYGSGRGLETEFVQLSEGSPQSLSVPASPDGTQAQVVRAALQRLQGTGMRVDVVDVSPEPWVKESLAGVFAVALRKEMST; this comes from the coding sequence GTGAAGCTGCATCCATCGATGCGTTTGAAGGTAAAAGGGGACACATTCTTCGTACCGGATGAAAGCGGCGGTGTGTATTTTCGGAACAACGAAGGCTCGTTCCGCATGGAAGGCAGGAGCATTGTGGAGTGGATCAATCACCTCATGCCGGTCTTCGATGGGACACACACGTTGGGCGAGTTGACCGAGGGGCTGAACGATGCCCACCGAAACCGGGTGTACGAGATCGCCCAGGTCCTGTACGAAAACGGGTTCTTGCGAGATGTGGCCTCTGATCCGCCGCATTCCCTGCGTGATGAGCTCATCACGAACTATGCATCGCAAATCGAGTTCTTGGATCATCTGTTCGGTGCCGGGGCTTATCGCTTCGAGTTGTACCGGAAGGCTCGCGTGCTCGCTGTGGGTGCAGGACCATTCCTCGCTTCGTTGGTGTCGGCCCTGCTCGAATCCGGGCTTCCGGGCATTCACGTCCTGGTGACAGAGGAAGTGCCGACCCACCGAGATCGGATCGCTGAACTTGTACGCCACGCTCAGCGGTCAGACCCCGACGTTGATTTCCAGGAGGTGGGCATGCCGGGCACCGGGCAGGATGTCCTTCGTGCGATAGTGAGGCCGTTCGACGCAGTGCTGTACGTTTCACAGACAGGCCGCCTCGAGGACCTGCAGACGTTCGAAGCAGCGTGCCGTGATGAAGGGAAGCGGTTTCTGCCCGCAATCTGCGCGGGACAGGCTGGGCTCGTGGGTCCGTTCACGTGCCCCGGTCGCCCTGATTCCTGGGCGTCCGCGTGGCGTCGGATGCATCAGGCCGCCATGGCGAAGGATGAGAAGGTACACGCATTTTCCTCCACCGCTGGAGCGATGATGGCGAACGTGCTTGTTCTCGAGTGGTTCAAGTGGGTTGCTGGAGAACGTGCCGCGGAGGAGGAACCGCGCTTTTTCCTGCTCAATTTCGAAACCCTCGAGGGGCACTGGCATTCGTTTTGGCCGCATCCACTCGTCGTGGGAACGACGCCGCCAGTGCCCGTCGCAGACCTCGAGCGTAAATTGGGAGCCGCAGACGAGCCGTCCGACTCCCAAGGTTTGCTGCCCTTTTTCGCGCGGTTGACGTCGCCGATCACTGGGATCTTTCACATCTGGGAGGAGGGGGACCTGGTACAGTTACCTCTTGCGCAGTGCCGTGTTCAGGTGGCGGATCCCCTTTCTCCCGGGCCGGCGCGCCTGCTTCCCGAGATTGTGTGCGCGGGCCTTACGCACGAGGAGGCGAGACGTGAGGCTGGGTTGGTTGGGGTGGAAACGTACGTCTCCCGGCTGATTGGAGATCCGGGCGTGTCCCTGTCACCTCGACGACCGGGTGAACATCCCGATGGTGGTCCACCTCTTTATACGGGCATCGGGGCAGGGGAAACCCTGGCGGAAGGGGTGAGCCGCGCCCTGGTCCGGTGTCTTGAGGAGGCGCTGCGCCACCGCGAGCACGACGCACCGCCGTCCGTGTCGCAGATAGTGCTTACCGAGGTCGCCGACATTCATTGCCGCTGCTACCTGGAGGCGCTGGCTGTGCTGGGAGGCGAGCCGGAGTTCGGGCTCGGTGTACCCGTACTCGGGTGTCCGGTCGTGTGGGTTCGGTCCGGTAAGCGTTGGTTTGCCGGCGTCGGGCTAAACGTGACCCTAGCTCTTCGCGCTGCACTGACCCACGCACTGCTGTCTCTGCAGCACCTGGTGACGTACGGGAGCGGACGCGGATTGGAGACGGAGTTCGTCCAGCTTTCCGAGGGGAGTCCGCAATCATTGTCTGTCCCCGCGTCACCGGACGGGACACAAGCCCAGGTCGTGCGCGCGGCGCTGCAGAGGTTGCAGGGCACCGGCATGCGGGTTGACGTCGTCGATGTTTCGCCGGAACCCTGGGTGAAGGAAAGCCTGGCGGGGGTGTTCGCCGTAGCGCTGCGAAAGGAGATGTCGACATGA